From the Dysgonomonadaceae bacterium PH5-43 genome, the window CTTTTAGTTTTTAACTTCGAGCTTGTCGCTTTGCGCCAGTTCTTAGTTCTTCACTCTATCCCCGTAGGCAACGCTTCGCTCGCCGTACGGCTATGGAATTTCTATCCTTTGGATAGCACTAACTTTTATCTTTTAGTTTTTAGTTTTTAGTTTTTAACTTGAGAAATGCAAAGCTTCACTTAGGGTCGTCTCTCTACTAAGAGA encodes:
- a CDS encoding hypothetical protein (product_source=Hypo-rule applied), translated to LLVFNFELVALRQFLVLHSIPVGNASLAVRLWNFYPLDSTNFYLLVFSF